In a single window of the Anguilla rostrata isolate EN2019 chromosome 6, ASM1855537v3, whole genome shotgun sequence genome:
- the rars2 gene encoding probable arginine--tRNA ligase, mitochondrial isoform X3 has product MQFGLLGAGFQHFGSEEKLRVNPLQHLFDVYVRVNREAESDESIWLAAREFFRCLEQGEEQALSLWQRFRDITIEEYQRIYKRLGVHFDEYSGESFHQSQAKEVLRQLKDQGLLQTTEKGTGVVDLSPAKDMSYYSTVVRSDGTSLYITRDIAAAIARKEKYAFDEMIYVTDKSQSGHFQQMFQILQAVGYEWAQSCLHVPFGLVQGMKTRQGEVVFLEDVLDEARARMLRNMKESRTTKDLEDPEDTAQEVGISALIVQDFKGPLVSDYAFSWDQVLQAQGNTGVFLQYTHARLRSLIRMHEGSLEAVFDPQLLQEQCSINILQHLLRYDEVLYRSLQDLQPKHLVNFLMTLCHLAATAHRALPVKGSPPAQAQARLRLFRGTCTVLANGMRILGITPVEKM; this is encoded by the exons ATGCAGTTTG GGCTGCTGGGAGCTGGCTTTCAGCATTTTGGTTCCGAGGAGAAACTAAGAGTGAACCCCTTACAGCACCTATTTGAT GTGTATGTCCGGGTCAACAGGGAGGCGGAGAGTGATGAAAGCATCTGGCTCGCAGCCAGAGAGTTCTTTCGATGCCTGGAGCAAGGAGAGGAGCAGGCTCTGTCGTTATGGCAACGCTTCAGAGACATCACTATAGAAGAGTACCAGCGGATTTACAAG CGTTTAGGAGTCCACTTTGATGAGTACTCGGGGGAGTCGTTCCATCAGAGCCAGGCCAAGGAGGTGCTGCGGCAGCTTAAGGACCAGGGCCTGCTGCAAACCACTGA GAAGGGGACAGGAGTTGTGGATCTCTCCCCAGCCAAAGACATGTCTTACTACTCCACGGTGGTGCGTAGTGATGGGACCTCTCTCTATATCACCAG AGATATTGCTGCAGCCATTGCGCGCAAGGAAAAATACGCATTTGATGAGATGATATATGTG ACAGATAAAAGCCAGAGTGGCCATTTTCAGCAGATGTTCCAGATTCTCCAGGCCGTGGGATATGAGTGGGCACAGAG ctGTCTCCATGTGCCCTTCGGCCTGGTGCAGGGCATGAAGACGCGGCAGGGCGAGGTGGTCTTCCTGGAGGACGTGCTGGACGAGGCTCGCGCCAGGATGCTGAGGAACATGAAGGAATCCAGGA CCACTAAAGACCTGGAGGACCCTGAAGACACGGCACAGGAAGTGGGGATCAGCGCTCTCATAGTCCAG GACTTCAAAGGCCCGCTGGTATCCGACTACGCGTTCAGCTGGGACCAAGTGCTCCAGGCCCAGGGGAACACGGGCGTGTTCCTGCAGTACACACATGCCAGGCTGCGCAG CCTCATCCGGATGCATGAGGGCAGTTTGGAGGCAGTCTTTGATCCACAGCTTCTCCAGGAGCAGTGTAGCATCAATATACTGCAGCACCTTCTACG GTATGACGAGGTTCTGTACCGGTCATTACAGGATCTGCAGCCCAAGCACCTTGTCAACTTCCTCATGACACTCTG CCACCTGGCAGCCACAGCCCACAGAGCACTGCCCGTAAAGGGCAGCCCCCCAGCACAAGCTCAG
- the rars2 gene encoding probable arginine--tRNA ligase, mitochondrial isoform X2 produces the protein MLSKALWQPEETFISSISAIPVSKKQQSPDFRFSLSSLQQNSTLPSADGIQAKIEALVQRLKPDNVVEEILVGRGTINFKISRSVLAEKILEKLHGEGHSFGVKSELFSSLQKGRTLVEFSSPNIAKKFHAGHLRSTIIGNFIANLKETVGNEVIRVNYLGDWGMQFGLLGAGFQHFGSEEKLRVNPLQHLFDVYVRVNREAESDESIWLAAREFFRCLEQGEEQALSLWQRFRDITIEEYQRIYKRLGVHFDEYSGESFHQSQAKEVLRQLKDQGLLQTTEKGTGVVDLSPAKDMSYYSTVVRSDGTSLYITRDIAAAIARKEKYAFDEMIYVTDKSQSGHFQQMFQILQAVGYEWAQSCLHVPFGLVQGMKTRQGEVVFLEDVLDEARARMLRNMKESRTTKDLEDPEDTAQEVGISALIVQDFKGPLVSDYAFSWDQVLQAQGNTGVFLQYTHARLRSLIRMHEGSLEAVFDPQLLQEQCSINILQHLLRYDEVLYRSLQDLQPKHLVNFLMTLCHLAATAHRALPVKGSPPAQAQARLRLFRGTCTVLANGMRILGITPVEKM, from the exons ATG CTCTCGAAGGCTTTGTGGCAACCAGAGGAGACCTTCATTTCATCTATCTCCGCCATTCCCGTCTCAAAGAAACA GCAGTCTCCAGACTTCCGATTCTCACTGAGCTCCCTGCAACAAAATAGCACTCTCCCATCTGCAGATGGCATCCAAGCAAAGATAGAAGCGCTGGTGCAACGG CTAAAGCCTGACAATGTTGTTGAAGAAATATTGGTCGGACGTGGAAcaataaactttaaaatcagCAGATCAGTTTTGGCAGAG aaaattttaGAAAAACTACATGGGGAGGGTCACTCATTTGGAGTGAAAAGTGAACTTTTTAGCAGTCTCCAGAAAGGAAGGACGCTGGTAGAGTTCAG ttcaccaAATATCGCCAAAAAGTTCCATGCTGGACACCTACGTTCCACTATAATTG GTAACTTCATTGCCAATCTGAAAGAAACTGTGGGGAATGAAGTCATACGGGTGAATTATCTGGGGGACTGGGGCATGCAGTTTG GGCTGCTGGGAGCTGGCTTTCAGCATTTTGGTTCCGAGGAGAAACTAAGAGTGAACCCCTTACAGCACCTATTTGAT GTGTATGTCCGGGTCAACAGGGAGGCGGAGAGTGATGAAAGCATCTGGCTCGCAGCCAGAGAGTTCTTTCGATGCCTGGAGCAAGGAGAGGAGCAGGCTCTGTCGTTATGGCAACGCTTCAGAGACATCACTATAGAAGAGTACCAGCGGATTTACAAG CGTTTAGGAGTCCACTTTGATGAGTACTCGGGGGAGTCGTTCCATCAGAGCCAGGCCAAGGAGGTGCTGCGGCAGCTTAAGGACCAGGGCCTGCTGCAAACCACTGA GAAGGGGACAGGAGTTGTGGATCTCTCCCCAGCCAAAGACATGTCTTACTACTCCACGGTGGTGCGTAGTGATGGGACCTCTCTCTATATCACCAG AGATATTGCTGCAGCCATTGCGCGCAAGGAAAAATACGCATTTGATGAGATGATATATGTG ACAGATAAAAGCCAGAGTGGCCATTTTCAGCAGATGTTCCAGATTCTCCAGGCCGTGGGATATGAGTGGGCACAGAG ctGTCTCCATGTGCCCTTCGGCCTGGTGCAGGGCATGAAGACGCGGCAGGGCGAGGTGGTCTTCCTGGAGGACGTGCTGGACGAGGCTCGCGCCAGGATGCTGAGGAACATGAAGGAATCCAGGA CCACTAAAGACCTGGAGGACCCTGAAGACACGGCACAGGAAGTGGGGATCAGCGCTCTCATAGTCCAG GACTTCAAAGGCCCGCTGGTATCCGACTACGCGTTCAGCTGGGACCAAGTGCTCCAGGCCCAGGGGAACACGGGCGTGTTCCTGCAGTACACACATGCCAGGCTGCGCAG CCTCATCCGGATGCATGAGGGCAGTTTGGAGGCAGTCTTTGATCCACAGCTTCTCCAGGAGCAGTGTAGCATCAATATACTGCAGCACCTTCTACG GTATGACGAGGTTCTGTACCGGTCATTACAGGATCTGCAGCCCAAGCACCTTGTCAACTTCCTCATGACACTCTG CCACCTGGCAGCCACAGCCCACAGAGCACTGCCCGTAAAGGGCAGCCCCCCAGCACAAGCTCAG
- the rars2 gene encoding probable arginine--tRNA ligase, mitochondrial isoform X1 produces MACFFRRHIASKLSKALWQPEETFISSISAIPVSKKQQSPDFRFSLSSLQQNSTLPSADGIQAKIEALVQRLKPDNVVEEILVGRGTINFKISRSVLAEKILEKLHGEGHSFGVKSELFSSLQKGRTLVEFSSPNIAKKFHAGHLRSTIIGNFIANLKETVGNEVIRVNYLGDWGMQFGLLGAGFQHFGSEEKLRVNPLQHLFDVYVRVNREAESDESIWLAAREFFRCLEQGEEQALSLWQRFRDITIEEYQRIYKRLGVHFDEYSGESFHQSQAKEVLRQLKDQGLLQTTEKGTGVVDLSPAKDMSYYSTVVRSDGTSLYITRDIAAAIARKEKYAFDEMIYVTDKSQSGHFQQMFQILQAVGYEWAQSCLHVPFGLVQGMKTRQGEVVFLEDVLDEARARMLRNMKESRTTKDLEDPEDTAQEVGISALIVQDFKGPLVSDYAFSWDQVLQAQGNTGVFLQYTHARLRSLIRMHEGSLEAVFDPQLLQEQCSINILQHLLRYDEVLYRSLQDLQPKHLVNFLMTLCHLAATAHRALPVKGSPPAQAQARLRLFRGTCTVLANGMRILGITPVEKM; encoded by the exons ATGGCTTGTTTTTTTAGAAGGCACATCGCATCGAAG CTCTCGAAGGCTTTGTGGCAACCAGAGGAGACCTTCATTTCATCTATCTCCGCCATTCCCGTCTCAAAGAAACA GCAGTCTCCAGACTTCCGATTCTCACTGAGCTCCCTGCAACAAAATAGCACTCTCCCATCTGCAGATGGCATCCAAGCAAAGATAGAAGCGCTGGTGCAACGG CTAAAGCCTGACAATGTTGTTGAAGAAATATTGGTCGGACGTGGAAcaataaactttaaaatcagCAGATCAGTTTTGGCAGAG aaaattttaGAAAAACTACATGGGGAGGGTCACTCATTTGGAGTGAAAAGTGAACTTTTTAGCAGTCTCCAGAAAGGAAGGACGCTGGTAGAGTTCAG ttcaccaAATATCGCCAAAAAGTTCCATGCTGGACACCTACGTTCCACTATAATTG GTAACTTCATTGCCAATCTGAAAGAAACTGTGGGGAATGAAGTCATACGGGTGAATTATCTGGGGGACTGGGGCATGCAGTTTG GGCTGCTGGGAGCTGGCTTTCAGCATTTTGGTTCCGAGGAGAAACTAAGAGTGAACCCCTTACAGCACCTATTTGAT GTGTATGTCCGGGTCAACAGGGAGGCGGAGAGTGATGAAAGCATCTGGCTCGCAGCCAGAGAGTTCTTTCGATGCCTGGAGCAAGGAGAGGAGCAGGCTCTGTCGTTATGGCAACGCTTCAGAGACATCACTATAGAAGAGTACCAGCGGATTTACAAG CGTTTAGGAGTCCACTTTGATGAGTACTCGGGGGAGTCGTTCCATCAGAGCCAGGCCAAGGAGGTGCTGCGGCAGCTTAAGGACCAGGGCCTGCTGCAAACCACTGA GAAGGGGACAGGAGTTGTGGATCTCTCCCCAGCCAAAGACATGTCTTACTACTCCACGGTGGTGCGTAGTGATGGGACCTCTCTCTATATCACCAG AGATATTGCTGCAGCCATTGCGCGCAAGGAAAAATACGCATTTGATGAGATGATATATGTG ACAGATAAAAGCCAGAGTGGCCATTTTCAGCAGATGTTCCAGATTCTCCAGGCCGTGGGATATGAGTGGGCACAGAG ctGTCTCCATGTGCCCTTCGGCCTGGTGCAGGGCATGAAGACGCGGCAGGGCGAGGTGGTCTTCCTGGAGGACGTGCTGGACGAGGCTCGCGCCAGGATGCTGAGGAACATGAAGGAATCCAGGA CCACTAAAGACCTGGAGGACCCTGAAGACACGGCACAGGAAGTGGGGATCAGCGCTCTCATAGTCCAG GACTTCAAAGGCCCGCTGGTATCCGACTACGCGTTCAGCTGGGACCAAGTGCTCCAGGCCCAGGGGAACACGGGCGTGTTCCTGCAGTACACACATGCCAGGCTGCGCAG CCTCATCCGGATGCATGAGGGCAGTTTGGAGGCAGTCTTTGATCCACAGCTTCTCCAGGAGCAGTGTAGCATCAATATACTGCAGCACCTTCTACG GTATGACGAGGTTCTGTACCGGTCATTACAGGATCTGCAGCCCAAGCACCTTGTCAACTTCCTCATGACACTCTG CCACCTGGCAGCCACAGCCCACAGAGCACTGCCCGTAAAGGGCAGCCCCCCAGCACAAGCTCAG